AGCTGCCCGACCATCCCTGGTTCCTGGGCTGCCAGTTCCACCCCGAATTCAAGTCCCGCCCCATGGCGGCGCATCCCCTGTTCCGTGAATTCATCAAGGCCGCCAAGGACAACCACAGGAAATAGGGCTTTTGTGCACGAAAAGCCGTTCAGGACGCTCCGCCGGCGCGGGGCGTCCTTTTTTTATGCAATGACTTGAAATATTCCCTTTTTTATGCTCGCAAGCCCGCCTCCCTTGCCTATTGGTGCAGCATGTGGCATGGTATTTGAAAAGTAGAAAATTTTTACTGACAGGATAGCACCCCATGGCATTGGAACTTCGTCAACAACTCAAATTGTCGCAGCAGCTGGTCATGACCCCCCAGCTGCAGCAGGCCATCAAGCTGTTGCAGCTTTCTCGTGTCGAACTTCTGGAGACCGTCCAGCAGGAATTGCTGGAGAATCCTTTCCTGGAAGAGGCCCCGGCCAATGAGCCCGTAGCCCAGCAGGACCAGGAAGAGCCCCGGCATGAGAAGCCCCAGGACGAAGTCTATGACGCGGATCTGTCCCGCAATGCCGACTGGGAGGAATATCTTGGCGAGTTCGCCAGCACGCCGCGTACCTCGCAGGGCCGGGAGCTGGAGATCGCGGAAGAGATCTCCCCCCTGGAGGCCCGCTATTCGGCCAAGCCCACGCTGGAAGGGCATCTGCTCTGGCAGCTGCACCTTTCGACCCTGACGGACGAACAGAAGGCGATCGGCGAGATCATCATCGGCAACCTGGGTTCTTCGGGCTATCTGCGCGCCAGCGTGGAGGAGATCGCCGAGATGGCGTCCACCACGCCGGAGGCCGTGCAGACGGTGCTGGAGCGCGTGCAGCTCTTCGATCCGGTGGGCGTGGCGGCCCGGGATGCCCGCGAATGCCTGCTGGTGCAGCTGAAGAACCTGCGCTATGACCGTGACCCCATCCTGATGGAACTGGTGCAGTCGCATCTGGAAGACCTGGAGGCCCACCGCTACAAGCCCCTGCTGCGCAAGTTCAAGCTGGACATGGAAGGCCTGCGCGAATACCTGGACATCATCCAGTCCCTGGAGCCCCTGCCCGGTGCCAGCTTCGACAGCAGCGAGCCCACCTATGTGAGCCCCGACGTCTTCGTGTACAGTGTCGGCGACGAATTCGTCATCCTGCTCAACGAGGAGGGCCTGCCGCATCTGCAGCTCTCCAGCATGTTGCGTGATGGCGTTCCCTCCTGTAATGAAAAAGAGAAGGACTACGTTTCGGAAAAAATACGTTCGGCCTCCTGGCTCATCCGCAGTCTGTACCAGCGGCAGCGGACGCTGTATAAAGTGGTGGAAAGCATCGTCAAGCACCAGCAGCCCTTTTTCCGCGACGGCGTCACCAAGCTCGCGCCGCTCATCCTCAAGGATATCGCCGACGATATCGGGATGCACGAGTCCACGGTCAGCCGCATCACCACCAACAAATATGTGGCGACGCCGCACGGCATCTTCGAGCTCAAATTTTTCTTCAACAGCGGGCTTGAACTGGACGATGGAAGTCAGGTAGGCTCTGAAAGTGTCAAGGCCCTGATCAAAAAGTTCATCGCTGCTGAAGATCCCAAATCGCCCCTGAGCGATGAGCGGCTCGGCGAGCTGCTCAAGGAACAGTTGAAGGTCAACATCGCACGGCGCACGGTGGCCAAGTACCGCACGGCGCTGAACATCCCCTCATCCTCAAAGCGCAAGGAACATTTCTGATTCCTGCACCACGGGAGGTTCTATGAACATTGCTTTCACTTTCAAGAACTTCGAGGCCTCCGATCATCTGAAGAAGTATGCCCGTCGCCGCATGGAAAAGATGGGGCGCTTTTTTGGCAAGGCTTCCGGACTGGAAGTCGGTGTTGTGCTTACTGTGGACAAGTTCCGGCATCGCTGTGAAGTGACCATCGCCGGCGAGGGGCTGCACCTGAGCGCTTCCGAACAGTCTTCCGACATGTATGCCGCCATCGACCTTGTGGTGGACAAGGTCGAGGCCCAGATCAAGAAGCACGTCTCGCGCGTCAAGGAACAGCGCCGTCAGGCCCGCAACGCCAATGTGGACGTGTTCACCTACAACCTGGAAGCCGATCCCGATGAAGAGCCCGCCGTGGTGGGCACCGAGCGCTTTGCGCCCAAGCCCCTGCATCTGGACGAAGCCCTGATGCAGCTGGAATCCATCGGCAGTGACTTCCTGGTCTTCATCAATGCCGAGACCGACCGCGTCAATGTGGTGTACCGCCGCCGCATCGGCGGCTATGCCGTCATCGACCCTGTCCTGTAAAGACTTCGGGGCCCCCGCAAGGGGGCCCCTTCGAGAGTGCCATGAGCCAGACATCATCCGATGAAGCGGCCACGCCTGTCCAGGTCTGCATCGTCACCGGCCTTTCAGGGGCCGGTAAGAGTACGGCGTTGCAGGTCTTTGAGGACTTGCGCTATTTTACCGTGGACGGACTGCCTGCCGGGCTGGCCGCCGAGATGGCGGACATGATGCGGCGCGAATCCATGGAGCGTTTCCGGGGCATGGCCCTGGGCATGGACATGCGGCAGCAGGATTTTCTGGAAGAGCTCAACGTGGCCCTTGCCCGGCTTGCGGAACACGGTGTCCGGCCCATGCTGCTCTTTCTGGAGGCCGGACCGCAGGAGCTCATGCGGCGTTACGCCACGACCCGCCGGCCGCACCCGCTGGAACGCGAGGGCATGGGGCTTGAGGATGCCCTGCGCGAGGAGCGCGCGCGGCTGGCCCCTGTGCGCGAGATGGCGGATCTGGTCATAGATACCAGCCGTTTTTCCATCCATGACCTGCGCCGTGCCATCCAGAAGCGCTGGAGCAGGACGCCGGGCAGGCTGCGGGCCATCCGTGTCAACGTCATCTCGTTCGGCTTCAAGTATGGTGTCCCGCGCGAGGCGGATTTCGTCTTTGACCTGCGCTTCCTGCCCAACCCCTATTTTGTAGAGAAATTGCGTCCTCTCAGCGGCAAGGACAAGGCGGTCCGTGACTATGTCTTTGCCACCGAGGCAGCGCAGGAATTCGAGAAAAAGCTTTTCGACCTGGTGCGCTTCATGCTGCCGCAGATGGAAGCGGAAGGCCGCTACCGGGTGGCCATAGCCGTGGGCTGCACCGGTGGCCGCCACCGCTCCGTGGCCACGGCCGAGGCCCTGTTCCAGATGCTGCGCCAGGCGGATTATCCGGCCAGTCTTGAGCACAGGCACCTTGAACTTGGCTAGGAAAGCTGGCACTCTTGGCATTACATGCTGCATTTTGCAGAAATTTCAGTTCCAGCGCGAGGTATGTCATGTCGGAACAGCAATCTTCCACCCAGGTCGGCATCATCGTCGTTGCCCATGCCGACTATGGTTCTGCCATGCTGCGCACGGCGGAGTTCATCCTTGGTACCCTGAGCGACTGCACCTCCATCAGCGTGGACATCGCCCAGGAAGTGCCCGAGACCGTGCGCCGTCTGGATGATGCCGCCCAGCGGCTGGACAAGGGCGCCGGGGTCATCATCCTCACCGACATGTTCGGCGGCACCCCCACCAACCTGGCCCTCTCCCTGCTGGGGAGCCATCATGTGGAAGTCGTCACCGGCGTCAACCTGCCCATGCTGCTCAAGGTCTTCACCTGCCGCGAAAAGCCCCTGGCCGAGCTGGCCAGGCTGGCCGGAGAGGCCGGTACCAAGGGCATCGTCGTGGCCGGCAGCATGCTGCGCTCCCGGAACAAAGAAAAAACAGGCGATTGATTCGTATGCTCTGGTTCAGAGTGGACAATCGTCTGGTGCACGGGCAGGTCATCGAAGGCTGGCTGCCCTATGTGGCCGCCCGGCACCTGATCGTTGCCAATGACGCCATGTCCGCGGACCTTCTGCAGCAGCAGATCGTGTCCCTGGCCGTGCCGGAACAGGTGGCCGTCCACTTCGTGCCGGTGGATGCCCTGCCCGAGACCCTGGCCTGCTGCGGCGAGAGCAGCCTCGTGCTCTTTGCCGATTGCCAGGATGCCCGCAGGGCCCTGGAAAGCGGCGTCGCCATCCGTGCCCTCAATATCGGCAATCTGCACTACGCACCGGGCAAGATCCAGCTTTTTCCGCATGTGGCCCTTTCCCCGCAGGACAGGGACGATTTGCGGGCCATGCTGCAGCAGCAGGTGGAGCTGGATTTTCGCTGTGTGCCTTCCGACAAGATCCGGGATGCTTATGAGCAGCTTCTCTGATGCCCTCTGGCTGGGCGTGCACTACGCTTTTTTTTTGTCCTCGCGGGGGTGGCCCGCTCCTCCTTTGTCTTCAGGCTGGCTGACAGGCCCCTGTTCTGGGCCCTGCTGCTGGGAGGGCTGACCGGCCGCTGGCAGCCCGCGCTCTCCCTGGGGATCGTGGTGGAACTGCTCTGGCTCGACGTCATCGCCCTGGGCAGCGTGGTCCCGCCCTTCGGGACCCTGGCCTTCCTGCTGCTTTTTCCCCTGTCCGTCATTCCGGGCTGGACGGAGGCCCATCAGTTCCTCGCGCCCCTGATGTTCGCGGTGTTCGCGGCCTATGGCGCCAGCTATGCGGAGCGTTACCAGCGGGTGGCGCTCAATCCGCTGGTGGATCTGGTCGCGGCGTCGGCATCGTCCGGCCACGGCTGCACACCGGGGCGGGCCGTGGCCCTGGGGGCCGTGGTGCGCGCTGTCTGGCAGTTCCTGTACTACATGCTGTGCTATGTGGCCCTATGGCTGGCCTGTGACCTGCTGGGGAAGGGGATATTCCTGTTCGAGGGGCGGATGAGCTGGGGCATGCTCTTTGCCGCCAGCATGGTGGGCGGCATCCTTTCCCTGCGCACACGCCGGGCCTATGCCTGCCTCATGGGAATGTTCGTGGCGGTCTGGGGCTTTCTGGCCGTGACCAGGCTGGACATCTTTTAGGGCCGGGCTCTTTCGGGAGCCGGCCTGCCGCCATCATGCATAAAAAAGCTGCGTCACGCACGGCATTGCCATGCGGTCGCAGCTTTTTCTTCTGTCGCCGTCCTGGGGGACGGCGCCGGAGGCTCCCGTCACCCCTGCTGGAAAGCCCGCATCCAGGCCAGCACGGGCAACATCAGGGCCAGCAGGGCGGACAGCCATTGCGGCAGGCCCGGCCAGCGGCGGGCGCTGCGCAGGGCCTCCCAGAGGCCGAGGGCCGTCCCGGCCGCCAGGCCGCAGATATGGGCCAGGTAGTCCACGTTCCCTTCTCCCATGCCCCACATGGCCAGGATGCCCACACCGGCCACCAGCGGCAGATGGCGTTTGCCCTCATGGTGCAGGACCATGAAGCCTGCCAGTGCCCCGATGGCCGCGAAGACCGCCGTGGAAAAGCCCAGGCTGAGGACGAATTCCCGGCGCAGCACCACGGTGAGCAGATTGCCGAGCCCGCCGCCCAGCATGGTCAGCAGCAGGGCCCGGCCCGGGCCTGTCAGCCGGGCCAGCAGGGGCAGCATGATGCCGCCCAGCAGGATATTGCCGGCCAGATGGGCCGCGTCGGCATGCAGGGTCAGGGCCGTGAACAGGCGCTGCCATTCGCCATAGACGCGCAGGCGGACATTGTCCAGCGCGCCGGCCTGTTCCCAGCTTTCCGGCGGTGGCAGCCCTTCGGGCAGCGGCCACCAGCCGCTCCGCAGGCCGTGCCAGAGGATGAGCAGCAGCAGGGGCAGGGCGGCCAGCCAGCAGCGGGCATGGAGCGCGGGCGGCAGGTCCCGGGGGGCCGGGGGCCGCTGTTTTTCCGCATGGAAGTGCTGCAGCTCCTGCCGGGCCAGGCCTTCCAGCAAGGCGGGCACATAGAGGTATTCTTTCTGCCGGAAACGCCAGAGCTGATGGGGCAGGCCACAGGCACTGAGCACGAGGATCATTTCCTGCCGCTGGCTGTAGGACGTGATGCCCCCGCTGCCGGTGAGGGAACGCCAGTGGGGCGGCAGGGGACGCGGGCGACGCTGGACGTGCCAGTATCCCGCAAAAGGGGCGGGCAGGCGCAGAAGGCGGGGCTTCATAGCAAAAAAGCCCCGATTGCAGTTGCAACCGGGGCCTTGCGGGCGAAAAACAAGTTAGTCCTGCTTGGCACGGGCGACGGGCTTGGTCACCACACCGGAACGCAGGCAGCGGGTGCACACGGTCAGGGTGCGCACGGTGCCGTCAGCGAACTGATGACGCACACGCTGCAGGTTGGGATTGAAGCGGCGCTTGGTCTTGATGTTGGAATGGCTGACAAGATTGCCGACCTGGGGCTTTTTGCCGCAGAAATCGCATTCTTTGCTCATGATGTCCTCCGTATATGCAGAAAACTGTGTGTATCGTATATGCGGCAAAGCCGGGTAACAGCGGCCGCGCATTGCGCAGGCAATGAGCCATGCATCCAGCATGGCCGCGCAAGCAGTTCCTTTACCCAAGCTTTGCCCAAAAGGCAAGCTTTTTTCCGGGAAAGGGTCAAAATTCTTTGCCGCGGGCTACGTTTCGGGCGCAAGACACGGGCAGAGCATCCGGCGCCGGGGGGGATCGGAGCCCTCCGGGGCGCGGAAGCCGGCCTGCCGGGCCTCCTCGTGCGACAGCAGGCGGGCATGGACCCGGCAGCCGATGGCATACGGGGGCAGCCACTGCTGCCACTGTGGTGCCGCGGCATCGACATACAGGTGGGCCAGATCCGGGCAGGCGGTACAGGAAGCGCAGGGGGCATCCGGCAGTTCCGGCACACAGCAGGCCCCGGGGGACCGTTCCAGGGTGGCCATGATGTCGAGGATGCGACGGCGCAGGGCAAGCTCGGCATCCATGGCCGTGGCGCAGGCCCCGGCATCGAGCCCCAGTTCCTCATAGGCCATCCAGATGACTTCGCCGTTCATGCGGCCGTACAGGGGATGGCTGTCCCGCAGGCGCTTGTTTTCAGCCGCTGGCAGCGCGGAGCTGTCTACCGGGGGAAGGGTATCGTCCATGATCCTCCAGAAGCAAAAAAGGGGCCGGCAGGCCGGCCCCGGGATGGCGGTGTGACGGAGGCTACTTCAGCAGGCCCTGCAGGGTCTGCCTGCCCTTGCTGATGGTCTGGTCGAATTCCTGCTGCAGGGAGTCCATCAGCTCCTTGACGGAAACGATGCTGTTGACCCGGGCCACGTTGGCCCCGCAAAAGGCGAAGCCGCGCTCCAGGTTGCCCTTCATGGCGCTGATGAGGGCCTGGGCGATGCAGTAGGGCGTCTTTTCCTGGTCGCAGGTATGCACACAGTGGAAGACGCATTTGAAAGGTTTTTTGTTGCCCTGGCGGGCGGACTCGATGAAGTCGTTCTGGAGGGCGCGGCCGGGCATGCCCACAGGGCTCTTGATGATGGTGATGTCTTCTTCGCGGGCGGCGATGTAGCTTTGCTTGAAGCGTTCATCGGCATCGCATTCCCTGGTGGCCACGAAGCGCGTCCCCATCTGGACGCCGGCAGCGCCGAGGTCGAGGAATTTCTTGATGTCTGCACCGGTGTAGATGCCGCCGGCGGCGATGACGGGCACGGCCCGGCCCTTCTGGTCTTCAAGGCGCTTGGCGGCCTCGACCACCTGGGGGACCAGGACTTCCAGGGCGAAGTTGGGGTCATCGATCTCTTCACGCTTGAAACCGAGGTGCCCGCCGGCCTTGGGGCCTTCCACCACGAAGGCGTCGGGCAGATAGTCGAAGCGGGAGAGCCACTTGCGGGCGATCAGGGTCGCCGCGCGGGCGGAAGAGACGATGGGGACCAGCTTGGTCTTGAACTCTTCCTTTTTTTCTTCGCAGGCCTGCAGGAGGTGTTTGGGCATCTCCAGGGGCAGACCGGCACCGGAAAAGATGATGTCGGCACGGTTCTCGATGGCCGTGCGCACCATCTGGCTGAAGGTGGTCAGCGCCACCATGATGTTGACGCCGATGATGCCCTGGGTCTTTTCCCGGGCCTTGCTCAGCTCCTGGCGCAGGGCGCGCAGGTTGGCTTCGATGGGATTTTTGGCCACGTCGGGCTCTTTCATCCCGATCATGGCTCCGGCGATGACGCCGATGCCGCCCTGATTGGCGACAGCGGAGGCGAGGCCGGAAAGGGAAATGCCGACACCCATGCCTCCCTGGACGATGGGCATTTTAGCGGTCAGGTCTCCAATGGACAAAGAAGGAAAAGCCATGATGCAACCTCCAACATGGCGCTATAAGGTAAAGCCCTCACGGGGCGGTATTGAAATCAGTTTTCAGACAGTATTACCAGAAAAAGCCTGTTTTCACAAGGCCGCTGCCGCCATCAGGCGTGGCAAAGTGCCTGGTAATCGCACCAGCGGCAGCCTTCGCCCGGACGGCCGGTGAACTCCGGGCCGTGCTCCATATGCCAGAGCAGCAGGGAAAGGACGTCGAAGCATTGACGGATGCGTTCGTCATTGTCCCTGGCCGGGCTGGGGCCGAACAGCCAGTATTCCCGGCCCGTGTCGCGCAGTTCCACCAGGGCGGCGTCGTGCAGCTCCCTGAAACCGGCGGCATGCAGCATGCACAGGTAGGCGGGCAGCTGGATCATGCGCAATTTTTCGGCCAGCTGGTCGAAGGTCCCGGCGGCCAGCCGGCGGCGGTCCTCCAGAGGGAGCCGCTCGTCCCGGACCTGGGCCATACGTTCGAACAGGGCGGCATCGTCCCAGAGATCCCCGGCGGGATTGTTGATGATGCCGGTCTTGTAGTCCACGATGCAAAGGCCGTCCTCACGCCTGTCCAGCCTGTCCAGGCGCCCCTTGAAGGTATATTCCCGGCCGTTGCAGCGGATGGTCTGGGTCAGGGGATACTCCAGCTCCAGGATGGTGGCTTCCGGCTGGTGGCGGAGGTATTCCTCCAGGCGGCGCGGGGCCGCCACGGCAAACATCATCAGGCTGTCGGGCGGCAGCAGGGCCCGCAGCCCGTGGCGCTCCGTCTGACGCTGCAGTTCGGCGCGCATGTCTTCCGTGCTGATGCTGGCGGCGTCCACCGTCGTGTTGCGGTAGGGACGGTAGAGCTGCTGCAGCACGTCGTGCAGCACGGAGCCCACTTCCGCCGGATCGTCCTTTTCGTTGACCTCCTGGACGGGCCGGAAGCGGCACAGATGCTTCCAGACGAAAGCCAGCGGACAATGCAGATAGGTATCCAGGGCCGTGGGCGGGATGGGCGCGGCCAGAAAGTCCCGCATGGCATCCTGCAAGGCCTGGTTGCGTTTCAGGGACAGTGCGCGGGGCGGCATGGGGGTCACATCGCAGGCGGCCACGGCCAGCGGCGCTGTCCCGGGGGTGAGGAGGGCCCCGGTGCGCTGCTCGTGCGCCCAGATGAGCTGCTCCACAAAACGGCTGCGGGCCTTCTTGCTGTCCATGAGGCCGGAGCGCCCCTGGCTCTCCTGCCAGTAAAAATGCACTTCGCGGGCGCAGGCGCACAGACGGTAGAGGGTATGGGAGGCCGCCCGTTCCCGGCGGCGGGCATCGGGCAGGCCCAGGATGCGGCGCAGGCTGTCCGGCAGCAGGGGGTCCTGACCGGGGGCACCAGGCAGGACGTCATCGGTGGCATCGACGATGAAGATGCGGTCGAACTGGAGCAGACGGCTTTCCAGCATGCCCAGCACCTGCACGCCGCCCAGGGGGTCGGCCTCGAAGGGGATGCGCTGCTGCTGCAGCAGCTGGCGGGCCAGGCCGTGCAGGAGGCGGGGGGGCATCTCCTCGCCGGACAGGGCATTGTGCTGCAATTCCGGCACGCAATGGCGCACCAGGCGGTACAGGGCCTCGGCATCCAGGGGAAAGCGCTCCCAGACGGCCTGCCCGTGGCGGGTCAGGAAGTCGCTCAGGCGCAGCAGGGCCCCGGCCAGAGCGGCCAGCGTGCCGGCATCACCGAAATCTTCCAGCAGCAGGTGCAGCAGCTCTTCCAGCAGGGCACGCTCGGGACCGGGGGCGGGAAGGGGCCCGTCCGGGGCGCCCGCGTGTTCTTCGTCGCCGGCCAGGGCGGCCAGCAGGTCGTCAAAGGCCACCAGGCGCCTGCCGCTGCGGATGCGGCGCTCCAGGCGGCGCAGCAGGGGCCGCAGGGGCTGTCCCGTGCCTGCTTCCCCGCCGGGGGCGGCCTGCAGCATGCCCAGATACGGGTGGCGCAGGCAGGCCAGCAGGTGCCGCCAGTAAAAGAGCCCGTCCCTGTCCCGGCCTTCATGCAGGCGGAAGAGGCTGTCCAGCAGATGGAAGACGGGCGAGCGCTCCAGGGGATAGCCCATGGAGATGTTGACGTCCTTGTCCGGCAGGTGGTGCAGCACGGGCAGCAGGAGGTCGCCGTGGGTCAGCAGGATGGCTGTGGAGGCCTCCGACGGGGCTTCCAGATCCTGTTGCAGGGCCTTGAGCTGGGAGTGGAGGTCGTAGCCCGTGAAATAATGCCATTTTTGTGCATCGTCCGCCGGTGCGGGCGCGTCCGGTTCCCAAAGTCGGGCCGTGGCCTGCCAGCGCTGCAGCCACTGGACGTGTTCCTGGCAGGCCCAGTGCACGGCCGGCCTTCCTTCCTCGCCATGCCGGAGCAGGGCGGGATCCGTATGCAGGCAGACGCGGGCCCCGGCCTGCCAGAGGCTGCGGAGCAGGAGGTCCTCGGTCTCGGTGAGCAGGGAAAAACCGGCCAGCAGCACGGGATGCCCGTCCGCCGGGCGCAGCAGGCCGGGGATGTCCTCCGCATGGCGGGCGGCCAGCCAGAAATCATGGCCCGGTGTGGTCCAGCCTCTTTGGGCCAGAGCCGCCACATAGGCATCACGGATGCGCCCCAGGGCGCCCAGCAGGGCCGCGGCCGGGGGACTCACCTCGTCGATGAAGGGCAGGTCGTCGGTGACCATGTTCTGGCCCAGCAGCTCTTCCAGCAGGTTGGCCAGGCGGATGCCCCAGGGCAGGAAGGCGCCCGGGGCCAGATCGCCGAAGCGCTTCTCCAGCTCGTGGTCTTCACCGGCCAGCCCGAGGACGCAGTCCCGCAGCAGGGCCACCCTGTCCAGCAGGCAGGCCGTGCGCAGCGGCACGGGGCTGGCATGCATGCGCCACAGGCGCACCATGTCCGGCAGGGAAAGAACCTTGGGCAACAGGCCGGTGGTGCCGGCATCGGCATAGATGTCCACAAGGTAGCGCCACGGACGGTTGTGGGGGACGATGATGACGGCATCGCCGGGCCGCCCGCGGCTCCAGAGGTCGGTGGCCTGTTTCAGGGCAGGCAGGAAGGGCCGCTGCCAGGAAAAGATATGGAAGGGGCTGCTCATGCCTCGTCCTCACAGAAATAGCGGGGATAGGCCCCAAGATCCGTAAACAGTTCCGAGGCGCTGCCGGGCTCCACCAGGCGGAAGGCCTGCCTGTCCAGATAGATGAGCAGGCCGCGGGCCACCGCTGTGCCGCCCTGTTCCAGGCAGCGCAGATAGCGCCGTACCTGCCGTACATGTTCGTCCATGACCCTGCCGCTCTTGTAATCCACCACCAGGGTCCCCCAGGACAGGGGGACGATGAGGTCGGCACGCAAAAGCTCCCGGCGGGGGCCGTCGGCTTCCAGCATGGATTGCTCCGGGACGCCGCGCCGCTGCCACAGGCCGAACTGGGGAAGGCGCAGCAGCCAGAGCAGGCAGGATTCCATATCGGCGGCGACATTTTCCCTGTCAGGGCCGTCCTGCCCGTCGGCAAGGGGGATGGTGGCAAGGACTTCCCGCACGGCGACCCGGATATTGTCCTCACTGAGGCCGCCCAGGGGCAGCTGCTCCAGACAGGCATGGAGCAGGGTGCCGCGATCCCGTGCGGAAAAATGCATCCGCTCCAGCGGGTTGCGGTAGATCTTGAGCCGGGGCAGCCATTGCATGGGCCGCCAGCCCTCTTCCGGCACAGACGGCGCTGCCGCCTGCCCGCGGGGGAGCTGGCCGGGATCGGCATCGGCCGTTGCGGCGTCCGGTGCCGTGTCCGTCTCTTCCTCCCCGTCCTCGGCAGCCGGCGGCCGGACCGGGCGCAGCACGTCGTCCCCGCCTTCCAGCTGGTAGGGGACCGTGAGCCCGGCCTGCTGCCAGAGCACATCCAGAGCGTGGCTGCCGCAGCCCCTGCGCACGGTGGCGGCACTGGTACGGAAGACGTACAGCTCTTCCCGTGCCCGGGTGAAGGCCACATAGAACTGGTTGAGCAGTTCCGTGGCCTGACGCAGCAGGGCCTCATAATAGACCCTGCCGCAATGGGGGCCGTTTTTGCAGACCATGCGCAGGCCGTCTTCCTCCATGAGCACCGGATCGTTCGCCTTCAGGGAAGCGTCGGTCCAGGGCAGGAGGACCACAGGGGCCTCGAGGCCCTTGGATTTGTGGACGGTCATGATGCGCACGGCGTCGATGCCTTCGGGCATGGGGACTTTTTCTTCGCCGCCCTTTTCCTGCCAGTGGGCCAGGAAGTCGGGCAGGGTGGCCAGCCCCTGATCCTCGGCGTTTTTGAGCACTTCGAGGAAACAGCGCAGGAAGACATCCGCTTCGGGACAGCGCTGGAAGACCTGCAGACGGTCGTACCACTCCATGATCGTGTCATACGGCGTCATGAGCCCCGCCTGATTGTGGAAGGGGGCCAGCACGGAAGCCCAGAAATCCGGGAACTGCTGCTGCAGGTGCGGCAGAAGGGAAGTCCTGCCGCGGCCCACGCAGGTATCGTGCAGCTCCTGCAGGCCGGGGACCGGCAGGGGCCCCTGCTGCACCAGACTGCCCGTGACCACGGTCCAGAGGGCCAGCTCGTCTTCCGCATTGCACAGGAACTGCAGCAGGGCCACGCTTTGGATCACCAGG
This is a stretch of genomic DNA from Desulfovibrio piger. It encodes these proteins:
- a CDS encoding PD-(D/E)XK nuclease family protein; the encoded protein is MSSPFHIFSWQRPFLPALKQATDLWSRGRPGDAVIIVPHNRPWRYLVDIYADAGTTGLLPKVLSLPDMVRLWRMHASPVPLRTACLLDRVALLRDCVLGLAGEDHELEKRFGDLAPGAFLPWGIRLANLLEELLGQNMVTDDLPFIDEVSPPAAALLGALGRIRDAYVAALAQRGWTTPGHDFWLAARHAEDIPGLLRPADGHPVLLAGFSLLTETEDLLLRSLWQAGARVCLHTDPALLRHGEEGRPAVHWACQEHVQWLQRWQATARLWEPDAPAPADDAQKWHYFTGYDLHSQLKALQQDLEAPSEASTAILLTHGDLLLPVLHHLPDKDVNISMGYPLERSPVFHLLDSLFRLHEGRDRDGLFYWRHLLACLRHPYLGMLQAAPGGEAGTGQPLRPLLRRLERRIRSGRRLVAFDDLLAALAGDEEHAGAPDGPLPAPGPERALLEELLHLLLEDFGDAGTLAALAGALLRLSDFLTRHGQAVWERFPLDAEALYRLVRHCVPELQHNALSGEEMPPRLLHGLARQLLQQQRIPFEADPLGGVQVLGMLESRLLQFDRIFIVDATDDVLPGAPGQDPLLPDSLRRILGLPDARRRERAASHTLYRLCACAREVHFYWQESQGRSGLMDSKKARSRFVEQLIWAHEQRTGALLTPGTAPLAVAACDVTPMPPRALSLKRNQALQDAMRDFLAAPIPPTALDTYLHCPLAFVWKHLCRFRPVQEVNEKDDPAEVGSVLHDVLQQLYRPYRNTTVDAASISTEDMRAELQRQTERHGLRALLPPDSLMMFAVAAPRRLEEYLRHQPEATILELEYPLTQTIRCNGREYTFKGRLDRLDRREDGLCIVDYKTGIINNPAGDLWDDAALFERMAQVRDERLPLEDRRRLAAGTFDQLAEKLRMIQLPAYLCMLHAAGFRELHDAALVELRDTGREYWLFGPSPARDNDERIRQCFDVLSLLLWHMEHGPEFTGRPGEGCRWCDYQALCHA